A region of Moorena producens PAL-8-15-08-1 DNA encodes the following proteins:
- a CDS encoding YggT family protein produces MATELLASTLQSFIQIYLVLLIVRILLTWFQTMDWANQVASVLSPITDPYLNIFRSFIPPLGGIDFSPILAIFLLQILAGAF; encoded by the coding sequence ATGGCTACAGAACTGTTGGCTAGCACTCTCCAGAGCTTTATCCAAATCTATCTAGTTCTATTAATTGTCCGAATTCTGTTAACTTGGTTTCAAACAATGGATTGGGCGAATCAGGTCGCTTCTGTCTTAAGTCCAATTACTGACCCTTACCTGAATATTTTCCGTTCCTTCATTCCACCCCTTGGAGGTATAGATTTTTCCCCCATACTGGCGATTTTCCTTCTACAAATTTTAGCTGGGGCGTTTTAG
- the map gene encoding type I methionyl aminopeptidase, with product MNILSNLLSGATNPSRPKKKRRRVEIKSEREIEIMRQAATIVATVLKEISEMVEPGMSTADLDAYAEKRIRQMGATPSFKGYYGFPASLCTCLNHEVVHGIPSSKKVICSGDVLKVDTGAYYQGFHGDSCITIPIEEVKPEASQLIQVANESLYKGIEQVKAGNYLLDIAGAIEDHAQTYGYSIVEDYTGHGVGRNLHEDPSVFNFRTRELPNVKLRAGMTLAIEPILNAGTKFTRTLSDRWTVVTVDNSLSAQFEHTVLVTTDGYEILTDRAKV from the coding sequence ATGAACATTCTAAGTAACCTGCTTTCCGGTGCCACTAATCCCTCCCGTCCCAAGAAAAAACGCCGACGGGTTGAAATCAAATCTGAGCGTGAAATTGAGATCATGCGGCAGGCAGCAACTATTGTGGCAACAGTACTCAAAGAAATTTCTGAGATGGTTGAGCCAGGAATGAGTACAGCGGATTTAGATGCCTATGCCGAAAAGCGGATCCGTCAGATGGGGGCAACCCCAAGTTTCAAAGGCTACTACGGCTTTCCTGCTTCGCTCTGCACCTGCCTGAATCACGAAGTAGTTCATGGTATTCCCAGTTCTAAGAAAGTAATTTGCAGTGGTGATGTGTTGAAAGTTGATACAGGTGCCTACTATCAGGGATTTCACGGGGACTCATGTATTACTATTCCGATTGAAGAGGTCAAACCAGAAGCGAGTCAATTAATTCAGGTGGCAAATGAATCTCTCTACAAGGGCATCGAACAGGTGAAAGCAGGGAACTACTTGCTAGACATTGCTGGTGCGATTGAAGACCATGCCCAAACTTATGGCTATAGTATCGTGGAGGATTATACGGGTCACGGTGTGGGGCGAAATCTACACGAAGACCCCTCAGTGTTCAACTTCCGCACCCGCGAATTGCCGAATGTCAAGCTCCGTGCTGGGATGACTCTGGCGATTGAGCCAATTTTGAATGCTGGTACTAAGTTCACACGCACCCTATCTGACCGTTGGACAGTCGTTACCGTCGATAATTCTCTATCGGCTCAGTTTGAACATACGGTTTTGGTAACAACTGATGGCTACGAAATCTTGACTGACCGTGCCAAGGTCTAA
- the upp gene encoding uracil phosphoribosyltransferase, giving the protein MTLQLRVYVPPHPLVKHWLGVARDASTPPPLFKSAMTELGRWLTYEAMRDWLPNEELTVQTPLAPCKVTMVNPEVPIVVVPILRAGLALLDGAQTLLPLASVYHLGLVRNEETLQASFYLNTLPNQFDPNTRILVLDPMLATGGTMMLAMSELKKRGATPDLTRIISVVAAPPALQKLGADYPSLTIYTGMIDEEVNAKGYIVPGLGDAGDRAFGT; this is encoded by the coding sequence ATGACTCTCCAACTACGTGTCTATGTCCCACCCCATCCCCTAGTTAAGCACTGGCTAGGGGTTGCCCGTGATGCCTCGACACCACCTCCATTGTTCAAAAGCGCTATGACCGAGTTGGGACGCTGGTTGACCTATGAAGCAATGCGGGATTGGTTGCCGAATGAAGAACTAACAGTGCAAACTCCCCTAGCGCCGTGCAAGGTAACTATGGTGAACCCAGAAGTGCCCATCGTAGTTGTGCCAATTTTGCGGGCTGGACTAGCGCTCTTAGATGGAGCCCAAACGTTGCTGCCCTTGGCATCGGTTTATCACCTTGGTCTGGTTAGAAATGAGGAAACCTTACAAGCCAGTTTTTACCTGAATACCTTACCCAATCAGTTTGACCCAAATACACGAATCCTAGTTCTCGACCCGATGCTGGCTACTGGTGGCACAATGATGTTAGCAATGTCAGAACTGAAAAAACGAGGAGCAACACCAGACTTAACACGGATTATTAGCGTGGTAGCAGCACCACCAGCCTTACAAAAGTTGGGGGCAGATTATCCTAGTTTGACCATCTACACTGGCATGATTGATGAGGAAGTCAATGCTAAGGGATATATAGTACCAGGCTTGGGTGATGCAGGCGATCGCGCTTTTGGAACTTGA
- the crtH gene encoding carotenoid isomerase: MTAGSQPCPSSNQFHTISNQSVFDTIVIGSGIGGLVTATQLAAKGASVLVLESYIIPGGSSGYFEREGYRFDVGASMIFGFGTEGTTNLLTRALEAVNVSLETIPDPVQIHYHLPGDLELKVHRDYENFLQELTAHFPDQRQGIRKFYDECWKVFNCLNAMDLLSLEEIRYLTRVFFQHPLACLGLVKYLPQNVGDIARKYISDLQLLKFIDMECYCWSVVPADKTPMINAGMVFSDRHYGGINYPVGGVGKIAQKLVEGLEKAGGQILYKARVGKILVEKGKAVGVQLVNGKEYRAKRIVSNATRWDTFEKFLPADQMPAAERKWQQRYQKSPGFLSLHLGVKADVLPPGTECHHIVLEDWENMEDAEGTIFVSIPTLLDPNLAPEGYHVFHTFTPSWMEDWQGLSPRQYEHKKEEAAGSLIERLETIFPGLDAGLDYMEVGTPRSHRRFLNRMDGTYGPIPNRKLMGLLGMPFNRTAIPGLYCVGDSTFPGQGLNAVAFSGFACAHRIAVDLGF; encoded by the coding sequence ATGACTGCTGGATCCCAACCTTGCCCATCAAGCAATCAATTCCATACCATTTCCAATCAATCGGTATTTGATACTATTGTGATTGGCTCTGGTATTGGGGGGCTAGTAACCGCAACTCAGTTGGCAGCGAAGGGAGCGAGTGTGCTGGTGCTAGAAAGCTATATCATTCCTGGTGGTAGTTCGGGTTACTTCGAGCGAGAGGGGTATCGCTTCGATGTGGGAGCATCAATGATTTTTGGGTTTGGCACCGAAGGGACAACCAATCTACTTACCCGAGCCCTTGAGGCTGTCAATGTCAGTCTGGAAACGATTCCAGATCCAGTACAGATTCACTATCACCTCCCTGGTGATCTAGAGCTCAAAGTCCACCGAGACTATGAGAATTTTTTGCAAGAACTTACTGCTCACTTCCCTGACCAACGCCAAGGGATTCGCAAATTTTACGATGAATGCTGGAAAGTGTTTAATTGCCTGAATGCGATGGACTTACTGTCCTTGGAAGAAATCCGCTATTTGACCAGGGTATTTTTCCAGCATCCCTTGGCTTGCTTGGGTTTAGTGAAGTACCTGCCCCAAAATGTGGGAGACATTGCTCGCAAGTATATTAGCGACCTTCAGTTGCTGAAATTTATAGACATGGAATGTTATTGCTGGTCTGTGGTACCTGCTGACAAAACACCGATGATTAATGCTGGAATGGTGTTTTCTGACCGACATTACGGTGGGATTAATTATCCGGTAGGAGGTGTAGGAAAAATCGCCCAAAAACTAGTGGAGGGATTGGAGAAAGCTGGAGGTCAGATTCTTTATAAAGCTCGAGTCGGGAAAATTCTGGTGGAAAAGGGTAAGGCAGTGGGTGTCCAGCTAGTCAATGGTAAAGAGTATCGAGCAAAACGAATTGTTTCCAATGCTACCCGTTGGGATACATTTGAGAAATTCCTGCCAGCTGACCAGATGCCAGCAGCTGAGCGGAAATGGCAACAGCGTTATCAGAAATCACCGGGTTTTTTGAGTTTACATTTAGGGGTAAAGGCAGATGTTTTACCACCTGGTACAGAGTGTCACCATATTGTCCTAGAAGACTGGGAAAATATGGAGGATGCGGAAGGGACTATTTTTGTTTCGATTCCGACCTTGCTTGATCCCAATTTAGCTCCAGAAGGCTATCATGTTTTCCACACCTTTACCCCGAGCTGGATGGAAGATTGGCAAGGGTTATCCCCTCGTCAGTACGAACATAAGAAGGAAGAGGCCGCTGGAAGCTTAATTGAGCGACTGGAGACGATTTTTCCTGGTTTAGATGCTGGATTGGATTACATGGAGGTGGGTACACCACGGAGTCATCGACGATTTTTGAACCGTATGGATGGAACCTATGGGCCAATTCCTAACCGCAAGTTAATGGGATTGTTGGGAATGCCGTTTAATCGCACTGCTATTCCAGGGCTTTATTGTGTTGGGGATAGTACCTTTCCGGGGCAGGGTTTAAATGCAGTAGCGTTTTCGGGATTTGCTTGTGCTCACCGTATTGCTGTGGATTTGGGATTCTAG
- a CDS encoding DNA-binding protein, which translates to MNKCVCTTEAASLLGISSRRLRQLLQDGRVRGAYKSGKFWIIPLFNHLPQIIKASRGPKGKWRRSRPPALAKINVNRNRIGSNNTKRPQERQPVISVKRSGNNLYGNQVEILGPCRIVYQPDNPLDCGARLWIDLRSRYANETFSDIHFIGRSFPATA; encoded by the coding sequence ATAAATAAGTGCGTTTGTACTACTGAAGCAGCATCTCTGTTAGGAATATCTTCTAGACGATTGAGACAACTCCTTCAAGACGGTCGCGTCCGGGGTGCCTATAAAAGCGGTAAATTCTGGATTATTCCTCTGTTCAACCATTTACCACAAATCATTAAGGCCAGCCGTGGCCCAAAGGGCAAGTGGCGTAGAAGTCGTCCTCCGGCTCTAGCTAAGATCAATGTCAATCGCAATCGCATTGGTAGCAACAACACTAAACGTCCCCAAGAGCGTCAGCCAGTGATTTCAGTAAAACGAAGCGGCAACAATCTATACGGCAACCAGGTGGAAATTCTTGGTCCGTGTCGGATTGTTTATCAACCGGATAACCCTCTTGATTGTGGGGCTCGTCTGTGGATTGACCTACGGTCACGCTACGCGAACGAAACCTTTAGTGATATTCACTTTATCGGTAGGAGTTTTCCGGCCACTGCCTAG
- a CDS encoding ATP-binding cassette domain-containing protein, giving the protein MIYLELNNQGQVLRFSLEKGFYRLGRDRTWSDFDIPETGWTIVSQRHAFLLQEGEDYRIFDGDGGNPSTNGLFVNHTRITDGYLLKHGVELTIGQNPRDYIRLTYFNPAHSQPRMTPNKRQLSLASVQNWPLQLGRSPNNQLSHSWQLDAPTVSSLHATLIKISEGNYQINNYSRNGTFINDKLIHKPVLLKDGDTIRIGPFILLLRQDTLELVDQGNQIRIDADKLLRQVNYKLGKKRTILNQVSMPIEPGQLVALVGGSGTGKSTLLKTLLGIAPITNGTVFINGQDLRQHFNQYRSQIGYVPQDDIVHRDLTVKEVLTYACQLRLPPDTDVKQVVKQTLSQVKLDFVRNTLVGNLSGGQRKRVSIAVELLADPKLFFLDEPTSGLDPGLDKEMMQLLRELANQGRTVVLVTHATANIDVCDRIAFMGRGGRLCYFGPPTEAMDFFKMPSPDLRYFPDIYLKLEQGETPEELEQNSENWHQRFLSSPAYKTYISAHLSPGQRLPSTSIPSKSASIPVFKQLKQLKLKQLLLLSQRYLKLVVRDMRSVALALLTAPIGISLIILTLSGKDPLAQLNSPDITQAPLALQVLFIFTCAALWVGLSSSLQEIVKESSIYARERLVNLGLFPYLGSKVLIRSGLALLQTILIVTIVLYGFKSPTSELLDWKIGLGITTFLTIIAATSLGLMVSTLVKNESEANNTIPLILLPQIIFSGVIFKLKGLASTLSWLMVSRWSMGAYGALVNVNSMVPEQSSRFGLKLPPPPFEATPVYDATWQNLSLNWLLLCLHIAIYLIIAFRLQKRKDIF; this is encoded by the coding sequence ATGATTTATCTAGAGCTCAACAATCAAGGTCAAGTACTTCGTTTTTCTCTTGAGAAAGGATTTTATCGATTAGGACGCGATCGCACTTGGTCAGATTTCGATATTCCTGAAACAGGCTGGACTATTGTCTCCCAACGCCATGCTTTTCTGCTTCAAGAGGGAGAGGATTATCGCATTTTTGATGGTGATGGGGGAAATCCCAGTACTAATGGACTATTTGTTAACCACACTCGTATCACTGATGGGTATCTTCTCAAGCATGGCGTAGAGTTGACTATTGGACAAAATCCTCGGGACTACATTCGCCTCACTTATTTTAATCCAGCCCATAGTCAACCAAGGATGACGCCAAATAAACGGCAGCTTTCCTTGGCAAGTGTGCAAAATTGGCCACTGCAATTGGGTCGTTCTCCTAATAATCAACTTTCCCACTCTTGGCAATTAGATGCACCTACAGTTTCCTCCCTTCACGCTACCCTTATCAAGATTTCCGAAGGCAATTATCAGATTAATAATTATAGCAGAAATGGAACCTTTATTAATGACAAATTAATCCATAAACCAGTCTTACTTAAGGATGGGGATACGATTCGGATTGGTCCGTTTATATTACTATTGAGGCAGGATACTTTAGAATTAGTTGACCAAGGGAATCAAATTCGGATTGATGCTGATAAATTGCTGCGCCAGGTTAATTATAAATTAGGCAAAAAACGCACTATCCTGAATCAGGTTTCTATGCCCATTGAACCAGGTCAGTTAGTGGCGTTGGTAGGAGGTAGTGGCACTGGGAAATCTACGTTACTGAAAACGCTATTAGGAATTGCACCAATTACTAATGGTACTGTATTTATCAATGGCCAAGATTTGCGACAGCATTTTAATCAGTACCGGTCACAAATTGGCTATGTTCCTCAAGATGATATTGTGCATCGGGATTTAACGGTAAAAGAAGTACTAACCTATGCCTGTCAATTACGATTACCACCAGATACTGATGTGAAACAGGTGGTGAAGCAAACCTTGTCACAAGTGAAACTGGATTTTGTGAGAAACACTCTTGTGGGTAATCTGAGTGGGGGACAACGGAAACGAGTCAGTATTGCTGTGGAATTATTGGCTGATCCAAAACTGTTCTTTCTCGATGAGCCTACGTCTGGTCTAGATCCAGGACTGGATAAGGAAATGATGCAGCTATTGCGAGAATTAGCGAATCAGGGACGAACTGTGGTGCTGGTGACTCATGCTACTGCGAATATTGACGTATGCGATCGCATTGCCTTTATGGGTCGGGGTGGACGGTTGTGTTACTTTGGTCCTCCCACAGAAGCCATGGACTTTTTTAAGATGCCATCTCCAGACTTAAGATACTTCCCTGATATTTACCTGAAGCTAGAGCAAGGGGAAACACCGGAGGAACTTGAGCAGAATAGTGAAAACTGGCATCAGCGGTTTCTCAGCTCACCTGCTTACAAGACTTACATTTCAGCACACCTCAGTCCTGGTCAAAGGTTGCCATCGACGTCAATCCCTAGCAAAAGTGCTAGTATTCCTGTTTTCAAGCAACTCAAGCAACTCAAACTCAAGCAACTGCTGTTGCTCAGTCAGCGCTATCTAAAACTAGTAGTGCGGGATATGCGGAGTGTTGCCCTAGCTTTACTAACTGCTCCCATTGGGATTAGCTTGATTATTCTGACCTTGTCAGGGAAAGACCCTTTAGCTCAACTGAATTCTCCAGACATCACCCAAGCACCTCTAGCGCTACAAGTACTGTTTATTTTTACCTGTGCTGCCCTTTGGGTAGGACTATCTAGTTCACTGCAAGAAATTGTGAAAGAGTCCAGTATTTATGCCAGAGAGCGACTGGTTAATTTAGGGTTATTTCCCTATCTTGGTTCCAAAGTATTGATTCGGTCTGGCTTAGCTCTTTTACAAACTATCTTGATTGTTACTATTGTGCTCTATGGGTTTAAGTCACCTACCTCTGAACTACTGGATTGGAAAATTGGCTTGGGAATCACTACTTTTTTAACGATTATCGCTGCTACCAGTTTAGGTCTGATGGTATCGACATTAGTTAAAAATGAAAGTGAAGCCAATAATACTATACCATTAATTTTGCTACCCCAGATTATTTTTTCTGGTGTTATTTTTAAACTAAAAGGATTAGCCAGTACACTATCTTGGCTGATGGTAAGTCGTTGGTCAATGGGAGCTTACGGTGCCCTGGTAAATGTGAATAGCATGGTACCAGAACAGTCTTCCCGATTCGGATTAAAGCTTCCCCCTCCTCCCTTTGAAGCAACACCCGTTTATGATGCCACTTGGCAAAATTTGAGTCTTAATTGGCTACTATTGTGTTTACACATAGCGATTTATTTAATTATCGCTTTTCGATTACAGAAGCGGAAGGATATTTTTTAA
- a CDS encoding sulfite exporter TauE/SafE family protein, translating to MVLDLLLVMSLGFLGSFGHCVAMCGPLTVAFSLSQQQEKSPKWMHQLGFHSLLNLGRTISYALVGAALGGMGSVLIASGQLAGIGSGLRQAMAILTGLMLIWFGCVQLKPDWIPRLPLLHPLSKGIGHQRLTVAMTKLSGESHWWTPALLGGVWGLMPCGFLYAAQIKAAEMGNLWWGAATMLAFGLGTMPMMLGVGISASRLSVSKRSQLFRLGGWVTLTIGILTLLRTDAMVDYTGHGALLLLMLALIARPISRLWAGLLRYRRALGVGAFVLAIAHTFFRLDHALNWKLDAMGFMLPQHKWGLLAGILALVLITPAALTSFDRLQKGLGKLWRRIHLLSIPALVLAAIHTVMIGSSYLGQLAWSGNNQLRAVSLGIITLGVLLVRSRIVWSGLSLEKFYFPPKSW from the coding sequence ATGGTTTTAGATTTGCTGCTGGTCATGAGCCTAGGGTTTCTGGGCAGTTTTGGTCACTGTGTGGCGATGTGTGGACCTCTGACAGTGGCGTTTTCCCTATCTCAGCAGCAGGAAAAGTCCCCCAAGTGGATGCATCAGCTGGGTTTTCATAGTCTACTTAACCTAGGACGAACAATTAGTTATGCTCTAGTCGGAGCTGCACTTGGGGGTATGGGTTCGGTCTTGATTGCCAGTGGTCAGTTGGCTGGGATTGGCAGTGGATTGCGCCAAGCCATGGCAATTCTGACTGGTTTAATGCTTATTTGGTTTGGCTGTGTGCAGCTTAAACCCGATTGGATTCCCCGTCTGCCCCTATTACACCCCCTATCTAAAGGGATTGGGCATCAACGGTTGACGGTCGCGATGACTAAACTGTCTGGGGAATCTCATTGGTGGACACCAGCCCTGTTAGGAGGAGTCTGGGGTTTGATGCCCTGTGGCTTCCTGTATGCTGCTCAGATTAAAGCAGCGGAAATGGGTAATCTCTGGTGGGGAGCAGCAACGATGCTGGCCTTTGGACTGGGAACGATGCCCATGATGCTAGGAGTGGGTATATCTGCATCTAGACTCAGTGTTAGCAAGCGCAGCCAGCTGTTTCGCCTAGGAGGCTGGGTTACCCTCACGATTGGTATTTTAACCCTTCTGCGTACCGATGCTATGGTGGATTACACCGGTCATGGGGCGCTGCTGTTACTGATGTTAGCTTTGATTGCTCGTCCGATTAGTCGTTTGTGGGCTGGGCTGTTACGCTATCGTCGGGCTTTAGGAGTAGGGGCATTTGTGTTGGCGATCGCTCATACATTTTTTAGGCTAGACCATGCCTTGAACTGGAAGTTAGATGCCATGGGGTTTATGTTACCGCAGCATAAGTGGGGTCTGTTAGCAGGAATTTTAGCGCTCGTGTTGATTACCCCAGCTGCCCTCACGAGTTTTGACCGCTTACAAAAGGGTTTGGGGAAGCTTTGGCGACGGATTCATTTATTGAGTATCCCTGCTTTAGTCCTAGCTGCAATTCATACCGTGATGATTGGTTCGAGCTACCTTGGACAGTTAGCTTGGAGTGGGAACAACCAACTCAGAGCTGTGAGTTTGGGAATAATTACCTTAGGAGTTTTGCTAGTGCGATCGCGTATTGTTTGGTCAGGGTTATCCCTAGAAAAGTTCTACTTTCCCCCCAAATCTTGGTAA
- a CDS encoding CHAT domain-containing protein yields the protein MDEQRFKAYVKLSNELLSCSSSDQVQLLEKNRELVDDGLWEVMEIISKKMVADGKQNVANFLLRLRNQLLSGISESPTSAHISFLDYLLFLDEVLQATVKSDSDPKVVYPLLEANLDKLDDSFIDVLQTWASASLLNAKPEIAQGIAIIIDKFSNLISDFQLGNKANNIEIAISGYQKVLTVFTRESNPENWAVTQNHLGIAYCQKIRHNRAENLEKGIEAFQRAVEVCTKEDFPHNWAQTQINLGHAYSDRIHGDRADNLELAIEAFQLALSVNNKQDFPIDWASTQNNLGAVYIDRIYGDRAENFEKAIKAFQLALEVRTKQDCPIDWAGTQNNLGIAYSKRIRGDKTENFQKTIEAYQLALLVDTKEEFPINWASTQNNLGLAYYENIGDDRTENLEKAIEAYQLALEVRTKQNFPYEWAQTQNNLGLAYSDRIDGDRADNLEKAIKAYQLALSVHTKSDFLIDWANTQTNLGNAYSDRIRGDRQENLEKAIEAFQLALEVCTLEANPIDHLRPSRSLGNLHFTQGNWQPAINAYEQAITAVELSRSWAITDQGREEMMSMRIDVYHKLVQAYINIGQSDQAIETVERSKARNLVQLLTNRNLSPKGDVPEDIKAELNRLHRNIPSLERQLQIVIDQLSGNQSQQQQQPRQALEKSQKQLQQQLQQSRQQLDQVLKEINDKYDSSFSITQQVETIPFREIQSLIDEHTAMIEWYVTTDKIITFIVTSHSQHPVIAESSAKDFDDFINLNDEYFEKYYQEKDQWKDNLASRLTELAKLLSIDNIITQIENIFEKVGVKCNRLILIPHWFLHLFPLHALPLSNGDLLIDRFERGVSYAPSSQLLQLTQTQPRPNFNHLFAIQDPTEDLAFTNLEVEIIRSFFSRSTVLARKDAREADVKTHPELSSAHCYHFSCHGRFNPISPLESALILAETKGSDSEASEDGHLTLAEIFSLNLTQSRLVTLSACETGMIDIGSFSDEYINLASGFLFAGSPTVVSSLWTVSDLSTSFLMIKFYENLIKGSHWEAGDVAIALNQAQLWLRNLTGKDCENFLDHLQPHIDKILTQLPPEHKFEFQDALEVFRQKICQKPHPFANPFYWAAFTATGF from the coding sequence ATGGACGAACAAAGATTCAAAGCATACGTCAAGCTAAGTAACGAACTGCTAAGTTGTTCCAGCAGTGATCAAGTTCAACTTCTTGAGAAAAACCGTGAGTTAGTGGATGATGGTTTATGGGAGGTTATGGAAATAATTTCAAAAAAAATGGTAGCAGATGGCAAGCAAAATGTTGCTAACTTTTTACTGCGTCTCAGGAATCAGCTTTTAAGCGGAATCTCAGAGTCGCCTACGTCAGCTCATATTTCATTCCTAGACTATTTGCTATTCTTAGACGAAGTATTGCAAGCAACCGTCAAAAGCGATAGCGACCCGAAAGTCGTCTACCCACTGCTGGAAGCCAACCTAGACAAACTCGATGATAGCTTTATCGATGTCCTGCAAACCTGGGCAAGTGCTAGTCTCTTAAACGCGAAACCAGAAATAGCACAAGGCATCGCAATAATTATTGATAAATTCAGCAACCTGATCAGCGATTTTCAACTTGGTAATAAAGCCAATAACATAGAAATCGCTATTTCTGGTTACCAAAAGGTGCTAACAGTTTTTACCCGTGAGAGTAACCCGGAAAACTGGGCAGTGACTCAAAACCACCTGGGTATAGCCTACTGTCAAAAAATCCGCCACAACAGGGCTGAGAATCTTGAAAAAGGGATTGAAGCATTTCAACGAGCAGTGGAAGTTTGCACTAAAGAAGACTTCCCCCACAATTGGGCACAGACTCAAATCAACCTGGGCCATGCCTACAGTGACAGAATCCATGGGGACAGGGCTGATAATCTCGAACTTGCTATTGAAGCATTCCAACTAGCTTTGTCAGTTAACAACAAACAAGACTTCCCCATCGATTGGGCATCAACTCAAAACAACCTGGGTGCTGTCTACATTGACAGAATCTATGGGGACAGGGCTGAGAATTTTGAAAAAGCGATTAAAGCATTCCAACTAGCATTGGAAGTTCGCACCAAACAAGACTGCCCCATCGATTGGGCAGGGACTCAAAACAACTTGGGTATTGCTTACAGTAAAAGAATCCGTGGCGACAAGACTGAGAATTTCCAAAAAACTATTGAAGCATACCAACTAGCTTTGTTAGTTGACACCAAAGAAGAGTTCCCCATCAATTGGGCCTCAACTCAAAACAACCTCGGCCTTGCCTACTATGAAAACATCGGTGACGACAGGACTGAGAATCTCGAAAAAGCGATTGAAGCATACCAACTAGCATTGGAAGTTCGCACCAAACAAAACTTCCCCTACGAGTGGGCACAGACTCAAAACAATCTGGGCCTTGCCTACAGTGACAGAATTGATGGGGACAGGGCTGATAATCTCGAAAAAGCGATAAAAGCATACCAACTAGCTTTGTCAGTTCACACTAAATCAGACTTCCTCATCGATTGGGCAAATACTCAAACCAACCTGGGCAATGCCTACAGTGACAGAATCCGTGGTGATAGGCAAGAGAATCTCGAAAAAGCGATTGAAGCATTCCAACTAGCATTGGAAGTTTGCACCCTTGAAGCAAATCCCATTGACCATCTCCGACCTTCCCGCAGTCTCGGCAACCTCCACTTCACCCAAGGTAACTGGCAACCAGCCATTAATGCCTACGAACAAGCCATAACTGCAGTGGAACTCAGTCGTAGTTGGGCAATTACCGATCAAGGTCGCGAAGAGATGATGTCAATGAGAATTGACGTTTATCACAAACTGGTACAAGCCTATATCAATATCGGACAATCGGATCAAGCGATAGAAACAGTTGAACGCAGCAAAGCCCGCAACCTAGTGCAACTGCTCACCAACCGCAATCTTTCTCCTAAAGGCGATGTTCCCGAAGATATCAAAGCCGAGTTAAATCGACTACATCGAAACATTCCATCCTTGGAAAGACAGTTACAAATAGTTATAGACCAACTATCAGGAAATCAGAGTCAACAACAACAACAGCCACGGCAAGCATTAGAAAAATCCCAGAAACAACTACAGCAACAATTACAACAATCGCGACAGCAGTTAGATCAGGTGCTCAAAGAAATTAATGATAAGTATGACTCCAGTTTCAGTATAACTCAACAAGTAGAAACTATTCCGTTTAGGGAGATTCAGAGCCTGATTGATGAACATACTGCCATGATTGAGTGGTATGTTACCACCGATAAAATTATTACCTTTATTGTCACCAGTCACAGTCAGCACCCTGTAATTGCAGAATCATCTGCTAAAGATTTCGATGATTTTATCAATTTGAATGATGAGTATTTTGAAAAATATTATCAGGAAAAAGACCAGTGGAAAGATAATTTAGCCTCTAGGCTTACAGAGCTGGCTAAGCTTCTAAGTATTGATAACATTATCACCCAGATTGAAAACATCTTTGAGAAAGTTGGGGTTAAATGCAACCGTCTCATCCTAATTCCTCATTGGTTCCTACACCTATTTCCACTCCATGCTCTGCCCTTATCCAACGGCGATTTACTTATAGACCGCTTTGAAAGAGGAGTCAGTTATGCCCCCAGTAGCCAACTATTGCAACTCACTCAAACCCAACCACGCCCTAATTTCAATCATCTATTTGCCATCCAAGACCCCACAGAGGATTTAGCTTTTACTAATCTCGAAGTTGAAATTATCCGCTCGTTCTTTTCACGCTCGACAGTTTTGGCAAGGAAAGATGCCCGAGAAGCAGATGTCAAAACCCACCCAGAATTATCCAGTGCCCACTGTTATCACTTTTCTTGTCATGGTAGGTTTAACCCGATCTCGCCTTTAGAATCTGCCTTGATTTTAGCAGAAACCAAGGGGTCAGACTCGGAAGCTTCAGAAGATGGACACCTGACCTTAGCTGAAATTTTCTCTCTCAACCTGACTCAATCGCGTCTTGTCACTCTCTCGGCCTGCGAAACTGGTATGATAGATATAGGAAGTTTCAGCGATGAATACATTAATCTGGCTAGTGGTTTCTTGTTTGCAGGCAGTCCTACTGTGGTCAGTAGTCTCTGGACAGTGAGTGATCTTTCTACCTCGTTCCTGATGATCAAATTCTATGAAAACCTGATCAAAGGTTCTCACTGGGAAGCAGGGGATGTGGCGATCGCCCTCAACCAAGCCCAACTTTGGTTACGAAATTTGACCGGAAAAGATTGTGAAAACTTTCTCGATCATCTTCAGCCTCACATTGATAAAATCCTGACCCAACTTCCACCGGAGCATAAGTTTGAATTCCAGGACGCTCTAGAGGTATTTCGCCAGAAAATTTGTCAGAAACCACATCCTTTTGCTAATCCTTTTTATTGGGCAGCTTTCACTGCTACAGGATTTTAG